A single region of the Cyclopterus lumpus isolate fCycLum1 chromosome 16, fCycLum1.pri, whole genome shotgun sequence genome encodes:
- the aicda gene encoding single-stranded DNA cytosine deaminase: protein MITKLDSVLLPQKKFIYHYKNMRWARGRHETYLCFVVKRRVGPDSLSFDFGHLRNRSGCHVELLFLRYLGALCPGLWGCGGTGEKRLSYSITWFCSWSPCVNCSISLSQFLSRTPNLRLRIFVSRLYFCDLEDSRERDGLRMLKKAGVQITVMSYKDFFYCWQTFVDRKKSNFKAWKELHPNSVRLARKLNRILQPCETEDLRDAFKLLGL from the exons ATGATAACAAAGCTAGACAG TGTGCTTTTGCCCCAAAAAAAGTTCATCTACCATTACAAGAACATGCGCTGGGCAAGGGGCCGACATGAGACTTACCTCTGCTTTGTAGTGAAGAGGCGAGTGGGGCCAGACTCCTTATCCTTTGACTTTGGACACCTCCGCAATCGCAGCGGCTGCCATGTAGAG CTGTTGTTCCTACGCTACCTGGGAGCCTTGTGCCCTGGTTTGTGGGGTTGCGGAGGCACCGGAGAGAAGAGGCTCAGTTACTCCATCACCTGGTTCTGCTCCTGGTCTCCCTGCGTAAACTGCTCCATCAGTTTGTCCCAGTTCCTCAGCCGGACGCCCAACCTTCGCCTCAGGATCTTTGTCTCTCGCCTTTACTTCTGTGACCTGGAGGACAGCCGGGAAAGAGACGGCCTGAGAATGCTGAAAAAAGCTGGCGTGCAGATCACAGTCATGAGTTACAAAG ACTTCTTCTATTGCTGGCAGACCTTTGTGGATCGCAAGAAAAGCAACTTCAAGGCCTGGAAAGAGCTGCACCCAAACTCTGTTCGCCTAGCCAGAAAACTCAACCGCATCCTCCAG ccTTGTGAAACAGAAGATTTAAGGGATGCCTTCAAGCTTCTTGGACTGTGA
- the LOC117745414 gene encoding adaptin ear-binding coat-associated protein 1-like, translated as MATEGQAEYESVLCVKPEVCVYRIPPRASNRAIRAADWKLDAPDWTGRMRVTARGKVAYVKLEDKISGELFAQAPVDEYPGITVETVSDSSRYFVLRIQDDNGRSAFIGIGFGDRGDAFDFNVALQDHFKWVKQEDEFKKQAQEPDTTPKLDLGFKEGQTITLNIGQSKKRDRSRPQSSGGFGLLPPPPGGKLAPPPSARSTNHNTQPSAGGSDTGCFFDLDASNSNSDSTTTASSDLWGDFDSVSPK; from the exons ATGGCGACCGAGGGTCAGGCTGAGTACGAGTCGGTCCTCTGTGTCAAACCTGAAGTCTGTGTTTACCGAATCCCACCGAGAGCCTCCAACCGGGCCATCAG ggCTGCAGATTGGAAGCTGGATGCTCCCGACTGGACAGGACGCATGCGTGTGACGGCCCGGGGCAAAGTGGCCTACGTGAAATTGGAAGACAAAATCTCTG GGGAGCTGTTTGCCCAAGCACCAGTGGACGAGTACCCTGGCATCACAGTGGAAACAGTGAGTGACTCAAGCCGTTACTTTGTGCTCCGCATCCAGGATGACAACG GCCGCAGTGCGTTCATAGGCATCGGATTTGGAGACCGAGGCGATGCCTTTGACTTCAATGTGGCTCTTCAGGACCACTTCAA gtGGGTGAAACAGGAAGATGAGTTTAAGAAGCAGGCGCAGGAGCCAGACACAACCCCAAAACTGGACCTGGGCTTCAAAGAAGGACAGACTATCACTCTCAATATAGGG CAATCAAAAAAGAGGGACAGGTCTCGCCCGCAGAGTTCAGGTGGATTTGGGCTTCTTCCACCGCCTCCTGGGGGCAAGTTAGCCCCACCTCCTTCTGCCAGATCTACCAATCATAACACACAGCCATCTGCAGGAGGAAGTGACACTG GTTGTTTTTTTGATCTGGATGCCAGTAACTCAAACTCCGACTCCACCACGACAGCCAGCTCTGACCTGTGGGGAGACTTTGACTCTGTGTCCCCGAAGTGA